One window of the Carassius auratus strain Wakin chromosome 20, ASM336829v1, whole genome shotgun sequence genome contains the following:
- the LOC113120635 gene encoding adhesion G-protein coupled receptor G2 isoform X7, translating to MKNLSSILSLMGNLTVASISMGNVKGILKKIPSESEIKMSYFIYSSETDIKVLDDLDQLKNYPNVFSIPEEAAKKALNQSREKAFMSVFRFPSMTKDAENSPVLNDEVYAIEMGAQISNLSDNISLTFPKNQAIGTPVCKSWDGNGSRPNWTTEGCTTLTEGEHITCKCEHLTFFAVLMIPPEPISQNDLNALTYITYIGCGLSLFFLSIGLFMHFLMRKVKATDSMHVLINLFVALFLLNVAFLSNEYVARAGDITACKVMAGFMHYCLLSSFTWFAAEAFHLCLQMAKHSVTIKHYIIKISVVGWAPPALVVSIIYILGKYGEQTIKTDTSNVTMCWILDSDIHYYVNISYYCFIFVFTFTTFIVVLRWLSLLKLNRLNKVEKVQRSSTTTLDITTILGLCCMLGLTWSFAFFGYGALRLPSYYIFTILNSFQGFFLFIYYLKASRHFGDSEESKRTEDTNTENPYEDLSTEDTRKAI from the exons ATGAAAAACCTCTCCAGCATTCTGTCTCTGATGGGGAATTTGACCGTTGCCTCTATATCCATGGGTAATGTAAAAGGGATTTTAAAGAAAATTCCAAGTGAGTCTGAAATCAAGATGTCCTACTTCATCTACTCTTCAGAAACTGACATCAAA GTCTTAGATGATTTGGATCAACTGAAAAATTATCCCAATGTTTTCAGTATTCCAGAGGAAGCCGCTAAGAAAGCACTCAACCAAAGCAGAGAAAAGGCTTTTATGAGTGTTTTCCGCTTTCCCAGCATGACAAAG GATGCAGAGAACAGTCCAGTTTTGAATGATGAGGTTTATGCAATCGAAATGGGGGCACAAATTTCCAATCTGAGTGACAACATCAGCTTAACCTTTCCAAAAAATCAG GCGATTGGAACTCCTGTTTGTAAATCATGGGATGGAAACG ggAGTAGACCAAACTGGACAACTGAAGGATGTACTACTCTCACAGAAGGAGAACATATAACATGTAAATGTGAACACTTGACTTTCTTCGCTGTGCTCATG ATCCCTCCAGAACCCATTTCCCAAAATGACCTCAACGCTCTCACCTACATCACCTACATCGGCTGTGGCCTCTCATTGTTTTTCCTGTCCATTGGGCTTTTTATGCATTTCCTCATGAG GAAAGTGAAGGCCACTGATTCAATGCACGTGCTGATTAATCTCTTCGTGGCGCTGTTCCTGCTCAATGTGGCCTTCCTGTCGAATGAGTACGTAGCACGTGCAGGGGACATCACTGCCTGCAAGGTCATGGCTGGATTCATGCACTACTGCTTGCTATCCAGTTTCACCTGGTTTGCAGCGGAGGCTTTTCACCTTTGCCTGCAGATGGCCAAACACTCAGTCACCATCAAACATTACATCATCAAGATCTCTGTGGTTGGCTGGG CTCCTCCTGCTCTTGTTGTCAGTATCATTTACATCTTGGGCAAATATGGTGAGCAGACCATAAAAACGGACACAAGCAATGTAACTAT GTGCTGGATTTTGGACTCCGATATCCACTACTATGTGAACATCAGTTATTACTGCTTCATCTTCGTCTTCACTTTTACCACCTTCATTGTTGTGCTGCGATGGCTCTCCTTGCTGAAGCTGAACCGGTTGAACAAGGTTGAAAAGGTGCAGCGCTCAAGTACCACCACTTTGGACATCACCACCATCCTGGGCCTCTGCTGTATGCTGGGACTCACCTGGAGTTTTGCCTTTTTCGGCTACGGAGCTCTGCGTCTGCCCTCGTACTACATATTCACCATCCTGAACTCCTTCCAAG GATTCTTTTTGTTCATATATTACTTGAAAGCAAGCCGCCACTTTGGAGACTCAGAAGAGAGCAAAAGGACTGAAGACACCAATACAGAAAATCCATATGAAGACCTGTCCACAGAAGACACCCGAAAAGCCATCTGA
- the LOC113120635 gene encoding adhesion G-protein coupled receptor G5 isoform X5, translating into MKVFSFEENTNCTMNTSLTESKDYGVILSRNLPYKLNISRFVIPTFVCLIEGKCKNGTWTDWITDLRGTNETTKYFKKVACNITCLNPTKTCQNAKYNSNCSAINAGEESKMNNIEIQDGKATCFKCGSPFEVVKEVSLPKEMSNKFNANKTETDAGTAAEAMKNLSSILSLMGNLTVASISMGNVKGILKKIPSESEIKMSYFIYSSETDIKVLDDLDQLKNYPNVFSIPEEAAKKALNQSREKAFMSVFRFPSMTKDAENSPVLNDEVYAIEMGAQISNLSDNISLTFPKNQAIGTPVCKSWDGNGSRPNWTTEGCTTLTEGEHITCKCEHLTFFAVLMIPPEPISQNDLNALTYITYIGCGLSLFFLSIGLFMHFLMRKVKATDSMHVLINLFVALFLLNVAFLSNEYVARAGDITACKVMAGFMHYCLLSSFTWFAAEAFHLCLQMAKHSVTIKHYIIKISVVGWAPPALVVSIIYILGKYGEQTIKTDTSNVTMCWILDSDIHYYVNISYYCFIFVFTFTTFIVVLRWLSLLKLNRLNKVEKVQRSSTTTLDITTILGLCCMLGLTWSFAFFGYGALRLPSYYIFTILNSFQGFFLFIYYLKASRHFGDSEESKRTEDTNTENPYEDLSTEDTRKAI; encoded by the exons ATGAAAGTTTTTTCATTTGAAGAAAATACAAACTGTACAATGAACACATCGCTAACAGAGAGCAAAG ACTATGGAGTGATTTTGTCAAGAAATTTACCATACAAACTCAATATAAGCAGATTTGTTATACCCACATTTGTCTGCTTAATTGAAGGGAAATGCAAAAATGGCACTTGGACAGACTGGATTACAG ACCTTAGGGGGACCAATGAAAccactaaatattttaaaaaagttg CATGTAACATAACCTGCCTGAATCCCACAAAGACGTGTcagaatgcaaaatataattctaATTGTAGTG CCATTAATGCAGGTGAAGAaagtaaaatgaacaacattGAGATCCAGGATGGAAAAGCAACTTGTTTTAAGTGTGGAAGTCCTTTTGAAGTGGTGAAAGAAGTCTCCTTACCCAaagaaatgtcaaataaatttaatgctaataaaacagaaacagatgCTGGCACAGCTGC TGAGGCCATGAAAAACCTCTCCAGCATTCTGTCTCTGATGGGGAATTTGACCGTTGCCTCTATATCCATGGGTAATGTAAAAGGGATTTTAAAGAAAATTCCAAGTGAGTCTGAAATCAAGATGTCCTACTTCATCTACTCTTCAGAAACTGACATCAAA GTCTTAGATGATTTGGATCAACTGAAAAATTATCCCAATGTTTTCAGTATTCCAGAGGAAGCCGCTAAGAAAGCACTCAACCAAAGCAGAGAAAAGGCTTTTATGAGTGTTTTCCGCTTTCCCAGCATGACAAAG GATGCAGAGAACAGTCCAGTTTTGAATGATGAGGTTTATGCAATCGAAATGGGGGCACAAATTTCCAATCTGAGTGACAACATCAGCTTAACCTTTCCAAAAAATCAG GCGATTGGAACTCCTGTTTGTAAATCATGGGATGGAAACG ggAGTAGACCAAACTGGACAACTGAAGGATGTACTACTCTCACAGAAGGAGAACATATAACATGTAAATGTGAACACTTGACTTTCTTCGCTGTGCTCATG ATCCCTCCAGAACCCATTTCCCAAAATGACCTCAACGCTCTCACCTACATCACCTACATCGGCTGTGGCCTCTCATTGTTTTTCCTGTCCATTGGGCTTTTTATGCATTTCCTCATGAG GAAAGTGAAGGCCACTGATTCAATGCACGTGCTGATTAATCTCTTCGTGGCGCTGTTCCTGCTCAATGTGGCCTTCCTGTCGAATGAGTACGTAGCACGTGCAGGGGACATCACTGCCTGCAAGGTCATGGCTGGATTCATGCACTACTGCTTGCTATCCAGTTTCACCTGGTTTGCAGCGGAGGCTTTTCACCTTTGCCTGCAGATGGCCAAACACTCAGTCACCATCAAACATTACATCATCAAGATCTCTGTGGTTGGCTGGG CTCCTCCTGCTCTTGTTGTCAGTATCATTTACATCTTGGGCAAATATGGTGAGCAGACCATAAAAACGGACACAAGCAATGTAACTAT GTGCTGGATTTTGGACTCCGATATCCACTACTATGTGAACATCAGTTATTACTGCTTCATCTTCGTCTTCACTTTTACCACCTTCATTGTTGTGCTGCGATGGCTCTCCTTGCTGAAGCTGAACCGGTTGAACAAGGTTGAAAAGGTGCAGCGCTCAAGTACCACCACTTTGGACATCACCACCATCCTGGGCCTCTGCTGTATGCTGGGACTCACCTGGAGTTTTGCCTTTTTCGGCTACGGAGCTCTGCGTCTGCCCTCGTACTACATATTCACCATCCTGAACTCCTTCCAAG GATTCTTTTTGTTCATATATTACTTGAAAGCAAGCCGCCACTTTGGAGACTCAGAAGAGAGCAAAAGGACTGAAGACACCAATACAGAAAATCCATATGAAGACCTGTCCACAGAAGACACCCGAAAAGCCATCTGA